One stretch of Rhodoferax lithotrophicus DNA includes these proteins:
- the ubiA gene encoding 4-hydroxybenzoate octaprenyltransferase, with protein MDWRKKLNLYLALIRWDRPAGWLLLLWPTLGALWVAAGGFPGWHLLSVFVLGTILMRSAGCCINDVADREFDKHVKRTAQRPVTTGLVSVKEALAVGAVLALLSFVLVLSTNGLTIGLSFAALAVTMVYPYAKRVVSMPQAVLGMAFGMGIPMAFAAVRGEVPALAWWLTLGNLFWVLAYDTEYAMVDRDDDLRLGLKTSAITLGTWDVPGVMLCYLLFITILAAALINKAQSAIFIVALVVALGQVVWHFTLIRHRTREGCFKAFRLNHWLGFAVFAGIAVSYAVQ; from the coding sequence ATGGATTGGCGTAAAAAACTGAATCTCTACCTGGCGCTGATCCGCTGGGATCGGCCTGCGGGCTGGTTGTTGCTGTTGTGGCCCACACTCGGCGCGCTGTGGGTGGCTGCGGGCGGCTTTCCGGGCTGGCATTTGCTGAGTGTGTTTGTGCTGGGCACGATCCTGATGCGCAGCGCGGGCTGCTGCATCAACGACGTGGCCGACCGCGAGTTTGACAAACACGTCAAACGCACCGCGCAGCGCCCGGTGACCACCGGGCTGGTGTCGGTGAAAGAGGCACTGGCCGTGGGTGCGGTGCTGGCACTGCTGTCGTTTGTGCTGGTGCTGAGCACCAATGGGCTCACCATCGGCCTGTCATTCGCTGCACTGGCGGTGACCATGGTCTACCCCTATGCCAAGCGTGTGGTGTCGATGCCGCAAGCCGTGTTGGGCATGGCGTTTGGCATGGGCATCCCGATGGCCTTTGCCGCCGTGCGTGGTGAGGTGCCCGCGCTGGCCTGGTGGCTGACCCTGGGCAACCTGTTCTGGGTGCTGGCCTATGACACCGAATACGCCATGGTGGACCGCGACGACGATCTGCGCTTGGGGCTCAAAACCTCGGCCATCACGCTGGGCACGTGGGATGTGCCAGGGGTGATGCTGTGTTATCTGTTATTTATAACTATTTTGGCTGCAGCGCTTATAAATAAAGCGCAATCAGCTATTTTTATCGTAGCGTTGGTGGTGGCGCTTGGGCAGGTGGTCTGGCATTTCACCTTGATTCGCCACCGCACGCGGGAAGGCTGCTTCAAAGCCTTCCGACTCAACCACTGGCTGGGTTTTGCGGTGTTTGCCGGCATTGCCGTCAGTTACGCGGTGCAGTAA
- the proC gene encoding pyrroline-5-carboxylate reductase produces MSERIAFIGGGNMASAIISGLIKQGLSPAHIDVLEPFAEAQTKLQTSFGITAQPQAGAFLANAGLVVWAVKPQTFKEATQAVAPHTRSALHLSVAAGIRSDSIAAWLDTERVVRAMPNTPALIGQGISGLFARASVTTQDKTRIDQVIATTGQSLWLDAEDQLDVVTALSGSGPAYVFYFMEAMTTAGTEMGLSRAQAHQLAVATFCGASALAQASSESPQVLRQRVTSKGGTTFAAISSMEDNDVRALFIDAMYAARERAKELGDEFGAA; encoded by the coding sequence ATGAGCGAACGCATTGCATTCATCGGCGGGGGCAACATGGCCAGCGCCATCATCAGCGGCCTGATCAAACAAGGCCTCTCTCCTGCGCACATTGACGTGCTGGAGCCCTTTGCTGAAGCACAGACCAAGCTGCAAACCAGCTTTGGCATCACCGCGCAACCGCAAGCCGGGGCTTTTCTGGCCAACGCCGGGCTGGTGGTCTGGGCCGTGAAACCCCAAACCTTCAAAGAAGCCACGCAAGCTGTGGCCCCTCACACCCGCAGCGCTTTGCACTTGAGCGTGGCCGCCGGCATACGCAGCGACAGCATTGCCGCCTGGCTGGACACTGAACGTGTGGTGCGCGCCATGCCCAACACTCCAGCGCTGATTGGCCAAGGCATCAGCGGCTTGTTCGCCCGCGCCAGCGTCACGACGCAAGACAAAACACGCATCGATCAGGTCATCGCCACCACCGGGCAATCCCTCTGGCTGGACGCTGAAGACCAGCTGGATGTAGTCACCGCCCTGTCCGGCTCAGGCCCGGCCTACGTGTTTTACTTCATGGAAGCCATGACCACCGCTGGCACCGAAATGGGCTTGAGCCGCGCACAAGCGCATCAGCTGGCTGTGGCCACCTTCTGCGGAGCCAGCGCCCTGGCGCAAGCCTCCAGCGAATCACCCCAGGTGCTGCGCCAGCGCGTCACCTCCAAAGGCGGCACCACCTTTGCCGCCATCTCCAGCATGGAAGACAACGACGTGCGCGCCCTGTTCATTGATGCCATGTACGCTGCCCGCGAGCGTGCCAAAGAACTCGGCGACGAATTTGGTGCCGCCTGA
- the glpK gene encoding glycerol kinase GlpK, which yields MTYLLALDQGTSSSRSIVFNALGQVVAQAQQELTQQFPQPGWVEHDPLDIWRTQLATARQAMTNAGISAYEVSAVGITNQRETTVVWHRRTGLPIHNAIVWQDRRTEPTCKTLRQGGLTACVQAKTGLLIDPYFSGTKLKWILDNVPGARQQANNGELAFGTVDSWLLWQLTHGAVHATDISNASRTMLFNVHTNQWDNELLQMLDIPTSLLPRVQPSSSLFGEVCADILGSPIPIGGMAGDQQSALFGQACFTPGMVKNTYGTGCFMLMHTGHTFQTSHNGLITTSAAQTTPQPEFAIEGSVFVGGAVVQWLRDGLHAIPSSNHVQALAESVPDAGGVMVVPAFTGLGAPYWQPDARGSILGLSRGSTLAHIARAALESIAFQSAALLQAMSRDAVAAGGVAVAELRVDGGACVNDLLMQFQADLLGIPVIRPAVIETTALGAAYLAGLATGVYQNKAQLSALWQAEKRFLPQMPPALAQERMSQWEHAVRQTVLKPAA from the coding sequence ATGACTTATTTACTCGCACTGGACCAAGGCACGTCCAGTTCACGCAGCATTGTGTTCAACGCTCTGGGGCAGGTAGTCGCCCAAGCACAGCAAGAACTGACACAACAGTTTCCACAACCAGGCTGGGTAGAGCACGACCCCCTGGACATCTGGCGCACTCAGCTCGCCACAGCGCGCCAGGCAATGACCAATGCAGGTATCTCTGCCTATGAGGTAAGCGCAGTGGGCATTACCAACCAGCGCGAAACCACGGTAGTCTGGCACCGCCGCACGGGATTGCCAATTCACAACGCCATCGTCTGGCAAGATCGACGCACCGAGCCCACGTGCAAGACATTGCGCCAGGGTGGCCTGACTGCCTGCGTCCAAGCCAAAACCGGCCTGCTGATTGATCCGTATTTTTCGGGCACCAAACTCAAATGGATCCTAGACAACGTACCCGGCGCACGCCAGCAGGCCAACAACGGCGAGCTGGCCTTTGGCACCGTTGACAGCTGGCTACTCTGGCAGCTCACCCACGGCGCAGTACATGCCACCGATATCAGCAATGCTTCACGCACCATGCTTTTTAATGTTCATACCAACCAGTGGGACAACGAACTGCTGCAGATGTTGGATATTCCCACCAGCCTGCTGCCCAGGGTTCAGCCCTCAAGCAGCCTGTTCGGCGAAGTTTGCGCCGATATTCTGGGTTCTCCCATCCCCATTGGCGGCATGGCTGGCGACCAGCAAAGCGCTCTGTTTGGCCAAGCCTGCTTCACCCCCGGCATGGTCAAAAACACCTACGGCACCGGCTGCTTCATGCTGATGCACACCGGTCACACGTTCCAGACATCGCACAACGGACTGATCACCACCAGCGCAGCACAAACTACCCCACAACCCGAATTTGCCATCGAAGGCAGCGTGTTTGTTGGTGGTGCCGTGGTGCAATGGCTGCGCGACGGCCTGCATGCCATTCCCAGCAGCAACCACGTCCAGGCCCTGGCTGAAAGTGTGCCCGATGCCGGTGGCGTGATGGTGGTGCCCGCCTTCACCGGGCTGGGCGCACCTTACTGGCAGCCCGATGCCCGTGGCTCCATTCTGGGCCTGAGCCGGGGCAGCACTCTGGCCCACATCGCCCGCGCTGCGCTGGAGAGTATTGCCTTCCAAAGCGCCGCCCTGCTGCAAGCCATGAGCCGTGATGCCGTTGCGGCGGGTGGCGTGGCGGTGGCCGAACTGCGGGTCGACGGCGGGGCCTGCGTCAACGATTTGCTGATGCAGTTTCAGGCCGATCTGCTCGGCATCCCAGTCATTCGCCCGGCTGTGATCGAAACCACCGCCCTGGGCGCGGCCTACCTGGCCGGTCTGGCCACCGGGGTTTATCAAAACAAAGCTCAACTCAGCGCCTTGTGGCAAGCCGAAAAAAGATTTCTGCCGCAAATGCCCCCTGCGCTGGCCCAGGAACGCATGTCGCAATGGGAACATGCGGTGCGCCAGACTGTGCTGAAACCCGCTGCGTGA
- a CDS encoding glycerol-3-phosphate dehydrogenase/oxidase codes for MVTLTEPLATYRPELMDRLAQPCQYDLCVIGGGATGLGLALDAAVRGLRVVLVEGHDFAKGTSSRSTKLVHGGVRYLAQGNISLVREALHERTLLLHNAPHLAQPLPFVMPAYTWWEAPFYGTGLKMYDALAGKAGLGATEFLSRDETCALLPQIRTEGLKAGVKYWDGQFNDARLALALARTAAQHGALLVNYCRVVDVVHDQGRITGVKCTDQLNGRHYTLACHCVVNATGVWVDALRSLDDAATGNTSDAATKPMVAPSQGVHMVVDKEFLNGSAALMVPKTADGRVLFAVPWLGKLILGTTDTPRHNLDLEPAAFEEEINFILGESAKYLRRAPTRADVKSIWVGLRPLVKPAEDTGGHTKGLSREHTIEVSRSGMVTVTGGKWTTYRAMAEDVLEVCTKQQLLRATVTGLTRGLRLIGSESTRAAFTPIYKAEGLHGYGNEQSLVGSMPGADRWLDDTLSEGMVRFAARFEYAVKVEDVLARRSRMLFLDARKARFLAGDVAAILKNETGQDAAQEAFESLCQQYLLDLQESS; via the coding sequence ATGGTCACTTTAACCGAACCCTTAGCAACCTATCGCCCTGAGTTGATGGATCGTCTGGCGCAACCGTGCCAATATGATTTATGCGTTATTGGGGGAGGGGCTACCGGACTCGGGCTAGCTCTGGATGCTGCCGTTCGCGGTTTGCGCGTGGTGTTGGTTGAGGGTCATGACTTTGCCAAAGGAACATCATCTAGGTCAACCAAATTGGTCCATGGTGGCGTGCGTTATCTGGCACAGGGCAATATCTCCCTGGTACGCGAAGCCCTGCACGAGCGCACACTGTTATTACACAATGCGCCCCACTTGGCACAACCTTTGCCGTTTGTGATGCCTGCTTACACATGGTGGGAGGCTCCTTTTTATGGTACTGGTTTGAAAATGTACGATGCGCTGGCTGGCAAGGCTGGGTTGGGTGCGACGGAGTTTTTAAGCCGGGATGAAACTTGTGCCCTGTTGCCGCAAATTCGCACAGAGGGACTCAAGGCCGGGGTGAAATATTGGGATGGTCAGTTCAATGATGCGCGGCTGGCGTTAGCTTTGGCGCGAACCGCAGCACAACACGGCGCGTTGCTGGTGAATTACTGTCGGGTGGTGGATGTCGTTCATGATCAGGGGCGTATCACTGGTGTGAAATGCACCGATCAGCTCAATGGTCGGCACTACACTTTGGCATGTCATTGCGTCGTCAATGCCACCGGTGTTTGGGTTGATGCTTTGCGAAGTCTTGATGATGCGGCGACCGGAAATACTTCTGATGCAGCAACAAAACCCATGGTTGCACCCAGTCAAGGTGTTCATATGGTGGTTGACAAGGAGTTCTTGAACGGTAGTGCCGCCTTGATGGTACCCAAAACAGCCGATGGGCGTGTGTTGTTTGCGGTGCCGTGGCTTGGGAAACTTATTTTGGGAACTACCGATACGCCGCGCCATAACCTGGACTTGGAGCCTGCCGCCTTTGAGGAGGAAATCAACTTTATATTAGGCGAATCAGCCAAGTATTTGCGTCGAGCCCCAACGCGTGCCGATGTCAAAAGTATTTGGGTGGGTTTACGTCCGTTGGTTAAACCTGCTGAGGATACGGGAGGCCACACCAAAGGACTGAGCCGAGAGCACACGATAGAAGTGAGTCGCAGTGGTATGGTGACCGTGACGGGTGGTAAATGGACGACGTACCGTGCAATGGCTGAGGATGTACTGGAGGTCTGCACAAAGCAGCAATTGCTCCGAGCTACCGTAACGGGGCTGACTCGAGGTTTGCGGTTGATAGGAAGTGAGTCGACAAGAGCTGCATTCACTCCTATTTATAAAGCAGAGGGTCTGCACGGGTATGGCAATGAGCAGAGCTTGGTTGGAAGCATGCCGGGTGCTGATCGATGGCTTGACGATACCTTGTCCGAAGGTATGGTGCGTTTTGCGGCCCGCTTTGAATACGCTGTAAAAGTTGAAGATGTACTTGCGCGAAGATCAAGAATGTTATTTCTTGATGCTCGTAAAGCGCGTTTTTTGGCAGGAGATGTGGCGGCTATTTTAAAAAATGAGACTGGGCAAGATGCTGCTCAGGAGGCCTTTGAAAGCCTATGCCAGCAATATTTGCTTGATTTGCAAGAAAGTTCTTGA
- the rplN gene encoding 50S ribosomal protein L14 has translation MIQTESRLEVADNTGAKSVLCIKVLGGSKRRYASVGDIIKVSIKEAAPRGRVKKGDVYSAVVVRTAKGIRRSDGSLVKFDGNAAVLLNAKLEPIGTRIFGPVTRELRTEKFMKIVSLAPEVL, from the coding sequence ATGATCCAAACCGAATCTCGACTCGAAGTCGCCGACAACACCGGTGCCAAGTCCGTTCTGTGCATTAAGGTGCTGGGCGGATCTAAGCGTCGCTACGCTAGCGTGGGCGACATTATTAAAGTGAGCATTAAGGAAGCTGCGCCACGTGGTCGCGTCAAAAAAGGCGATGTCTACAGTGCTGTGGTGGTTCGTACTGCCAAGGGAATCCGTCGTAGTGATGGCTCTTTGGTGAAGTTCGATGGCAATGCGGCAGTGTTGCTGAATGCCAAGCTTGAGCCTATCGGCACTCGTATCTTTGGGCCAGTGACGCGTGAGTTGCGTACTGAAAAGTTCATGAAGATTGTGTCGTTGGCACCTGAAGTTTTGTAA
- the rplX gene encoding 50S ribosomal protein L24: MNKIRKGDDVIVLTGRDKGKRGKVVLRKDDSHLVVEGVNIVKKHAKPNPMKGEAGGIVEKTMPIHQSNVAIFNVASGKADRVGIKLQADGKRVRVYKSSGEEIKVA, translated from the coding sequence ATGAACAAAATTCGTAAAGGCGACGATGTCATTGTGCTCACCGGGCGCGATAAAGGCAAACGTGGCAAGGTTGTGTTGCGCAAAGATGATTCGCACCTTGTTGTAGAAGGTGTAAACATTGTAAAAAAGCACGCCAAACCTAATCCAATGAAGGGTGAGGCTGGTGGTATTGTTGAGAAGACCATGCCGATTCATCAATCCAATGTGGCAATTTTCAATGTTGCATCGGGTAAGGCTGATCGTGTTGGTATCAAGTTGCAGGCTGATGGTAAACGTGTGCGCGTTTACAAATCCAGCGGCGAAGAAATCAAGGTGGCATAA
- the rplE gene encoding 50S ribosomal protein L5, with protein sequence MARLQEIYREKLAPELMAKFGYKSAMEVPRLTKITLNMGVSEAVADKKVMDNAVGDLTKIAGQKPVVTMSKKAIAGFKIREGQAIGCMVTLRGAQMYEFLDRFVTVALPRVRDFRGISGRSFDGRGNYNIGVKEQIIFPEIEYDKVDALRGLNISITTTAKTDDECKALLAGFRFPFKN encoded by the coding sequence ATGGCTCGTTTGCAAGAAATCTACCGTGAAAAGCTGGCTCCAGAGTTAATGGCCAAGTTTGGCTATAAGTCTGCGATGGAGGTGCCGCGTTTAACCAAGATCACGCTGAATATGGGTGTCAGCGAGGCGGTTGCTGATAAGAAAGTCATGGATAACGCAGTGGGTGATTTGACCAAGATTGCTGGTCAAAAGCCTGTAGTAACCATGTCGAAAAAGGCGATTGCGGGTTTCAAAATTCGTGAAGGTCAGGCAATTGGTTGTATGGTGACCTTGCGTGGTGCACAGATGTATGAGTTCCTGGATCGTTTTGTGACGGTGGCATTGCCTCGCGTTCGTGACTTTCGTGGTATCTCGGGTCGTTCGTTTGATGGCCGTGGAAATTACAACATCGGTGTCAAAGAGCAAATTATTTTCCCTGAAATTGAGTATGACAAAGTTGACGCTTTGCGTGGTCTCAATATCAGTATCACGACAACGGCCAAGACTGATGATGAGTGCAAGGCGCTTCTCGCTGGTTTCCGTTTTCCCTTCAAGAACTGA
- the rpsN gene encoding 30S ribosomal protein S14, with the protein MAKMALIERELKRDKLVAKYAKKHAELKAIATDAKRTDEERAAARLGLQMLPRNANPTRQRNRCAITGRPRGTFAHFGLARAKIREMAFAGEIPGIVKASW; encoded by the coding sequence GTGGCTAAGATGGCTTTAATCGAGCGCGAGCTCAAAAGAGACAAACTGGTTGCCAAGTACGCAAAAAAACATGCGGAATTGAAGGCCATTGCGACTGATGCAAAACGTACCGATGAAGAGCGTGCTGCTGCACGTCTTGGATTGCAAATGTTGCCGCGCAATGCAAATCCAACGCGGCAACGAAATCGTTGTGCAATCACAGGTCGCCCACGTGGAACTTTTGCTCACTTCGGTTTGGCTCGTGCAAAAATTCGTGAAATGGCTTTTGCTGGGGAAATTCCTGGCATTGTCAAGGCAAGCTGGTAA
- the rpsH gene encoding 30S ribosomal protein S8: MSMSDPIADLLTRIRNAQMVAKSSVRVPSSKVKIAIAQVLKDEGYIDGFKVNAVDGKSELEIALKYYAGRPVIERIERVSRPGLRVYRGSDAIPQVQNGLGVAIVTTPKGVMTDRKARATGVGGEVLCYVA, from the coding sequence ATGAGTATGAGTGATCCGATTGCCGACCTGTTGACGCGCATTCGTAATGCACAAATGGTTGCGAAATCATCTGTCCGTGTGCCTTCTTCTAAAGTGAAGATTGCGATTGCCCAAGTCTTGAAAGATGAGGGTTATATCGATGGCTTCAAAGTCAATGCAGTTGATGGGAAGTCTGAGTTAGAAATTGCTTTGAAATACTACGCTGGTCGACCGGTGATTGAACGCATTGAGCGTGTAAGTCGTCCAGGCTTGCGTGTATATCGTGGCAGCGATGCCATTCCACAAGTTCAAAACGGCCTTGGTGTGGCAATTGTCACGACACCAAAGGGTGTGATGACAGATCGCAAAGCGCGTGCTACCGGTGTTGGTGGTGAAGTGCTCTGCTACGTCGCTTAA
- the rplF gene encoding 50S ribosomal protein L6: MSRIAKMPVTIPAGVEIKMDAQSLSVKGSGGSLSLAQNAMVNITNDAGKISFAAANDSRAADAMAGTLRQLVNNMVIGVTKGFEKKLTLIGVGYKVQATGNKLNLTVGYSHPVDKVMPEGITVATPTPTEVVIKGADRQRVGQVAAEIRAIRPPEPYKGKGIRYSNEKVAIKETKKK, encoded by the coding sequence ATGTCCCGTATAGCAAAGATGCCCGTCACTATTCCGGCAGGAGTAGAAATTAAGATGGATGCGCAGAGCCTTAGTGTTAAAGGTTCTGGTGGTAGCTTGTCTCTTGCTCAAAATGCAATGGTCAACATCACCAATGATGCCGGAAAGATCAGCTTCGCTGCTGCGAATGATTCCCGTGCTGCAGATGCAATGGCAGGAACATTGCGTCAGCTCGTCAATAATATGGTTATTGGTGTAACCAAGGGTTTTGAAAAGAAACTGACGTTGATTGGAGTGGGTTACAAAGTGCAAGCCACGGGCAACAAGCTTAATCTGACAGTGGGTTACTCTCACCCAGTTGATAAAGTTATGCCAGAAGGTATAACTGTGGCGACGCCAACACCTACTGAGGTGGTTATTAAAGGCGCTGACCGTCAACGAGTTGGTCAAGTTGCTGCTGAAATTCGAGCGATTCGACCACCTGAGCCTTATAAAGGCAAAGGTATTCGCTACTCGAATGAAAAAGTCGCGATTAAAGAAACTAAGAAGAAATAA
- the rplR gene encoding 50S ribosomal protein L18 produces the protein MLSKKEQRLRRARQTRIRIANQGVARLTVNRTNLHIYASVISGDGGKVLATASTAEAEIRQSLGGSGKGGNIAAAQVIGKRLAEKAKAVGVDKVAFDRAGFAYHGRVKALADAAREAGLQF, from the coding sequence ATGTTGAGCAAAAAAGAGCAGCGTCTTCGCAGAGCCCGTCAAACCCGTATTCGTATCGCCAATCAGGGTGTTGCACGGTTGACGGTGAATCGCACAAATTTACACATCTATGCCAGCGTAATTTCTGGCGATGGCGGCAAAGTATTGGCAACAGCATCAACTGCAGAAGCCGAAATTCGCCAGTCATTGGGTGGTTCAGGCAAGGGTGGCAATATTGCAGCAGCCCAAGTCATTGGTAAGCGTTTGGCTGAAAAGGCAAAAGCTGTTGGTGTTGACAAAGTAGCGTTTGATCGTGCAGGGTTTGCGTACCATGGCCGCGTGAAAGCGCTGGCTGATGCGGCACGTGAAGCTGGCTTGCAGTTCTAA
- the rpsE gene encoding 30S ribosomal protein S5, producing MAKVQAKMQGKAEGPEDGLREKMIAINRVTKVVKGGRILGFAALTVVGDGDGTVGMGKGKSKEVPAAVQKAMEEARRNMSKVSLKNGSIHHKVMGRHGAASVMMAPAPKGTGIIAGGPMRAVFEVIGITDIVAKSHGSSNPYNMVRATLDALSHATTPSNVAAKRGKSVEELFA from the coding sequence ATGGCTAAAGTACAAGCAAAAATGCAAGGTAAGGCTGAAGGGCCTGAAGATGGTCTGCGCGAAAAAATGATCGCGATCAACCGAGTCACCAAAGTGGTGAAAGGTGGTCGGATTCTAGGTTTTGCTGCATTGACAGTAGTCGGCGACGGTGATGGTACCGTTGGTATGGGTAAAGGAAAATCGAAAGAAGTTCCGGCGGCTGTACAAAAGGCTATGGAAGAGGCTCGTCGCAATATGTCTAAAGTGTCCCTGAAAAATGGGTCAATTCATCATAAAGTGATGGGTCGTCATGGGGCTGCATCGGTAATGATGGCTCCTGCACCAAAAGGTACAGGCATTATTGCTGGTGGACCAATGCGTGCTGTGTTTGAAGTGATTGGTATCACAGATATTGTGGCGAAAAGCCATGGTTCATCCAATCCATACAACATGGTTCGTGCAACATTGGATGCACTATCTCATGCAACGACACCTTCTAACGTTGCTGCAAAACGCGGAAAAAGCGTAGAAGAATTGTTTGCTTAA
- the rpmD gene encoding 50S ribosomal protein L30 — MTSQKKVTVKLVRSPIGCAEAHRATVRGLGLRKMHSTSELVDTPEVRGMINKISYLVKVL; from the coding sequence ATGACATCGCAAAAGAAAGTCACTGTGAAGCTTGTGCGCAGCCCAATCGGGTGTGCAGAAGCCCATCGTGCAACAGTTCGCGGTTTGGGCCTGCGGAAAATGCATAGCACAAGTGAATTAGTTGATACACCCGAAGTGCGCGGAATGATCAATAAGATCAGCTATTTGGTTAAAGTGCTCTAA
- the rplO gene encoding 50S ribosomal protein L15: MELNSIKPADGAKHYKRRVGRGIGSGLGKTAGRGHKGQKSRAGGYHKVGFEGGQMPMQRRLPKRGFKSALLKFNAEITLDALNLLETSDINVVLLKQAGLVSELAKVVKVIKTGTVTKAYKLSGIGATEAAKAAILAAGGSVD; encoded by the coding sequence ATGGAACTTAATAGCATTAAGCCGGCGGACGGCGCAAAACACTACAAACGCCGCGTAGGGCGTGGTATTGGCTCTGGTCTTGGAAAAACAGCAGGGCGTGGACATAAAGGTCAAAAATCACGCGCTGGTGGTTACCATAAAGTAGGCTTCGAGGGTGGACAAATGCCCATGCAGCGTCGTTTACCAAAACGTGGCTTCAAATCTGCTTTGTTGAAGTTCAATGCAGAAATCACATTGGACGCTTTGAATTTGTTGGAAACATCAGATATCAATGTTGTTTTGCTGAAACAAGCAGGTTTGGTAAGTGAATTGGCCAAAGTTGTTAAAGTGATTAAAACAGGCACTGTGACAAAAGCTTACAAGTTAAGTGGCATTGGTGCTACCGAAGCCGCTAAAGCAGCTATTTTGGCTGCTGGTGGTAGCGTAGATTAA
- the secY gene encoding preprotein translocase subunit SecY — translation MVTSSSALSVKTDKYGDLRRRLVFLLLALVVYRVGAHIPVPGIDANQLQQFFKGQQGGILGMFNMFSGGALSRFTIFALGIMPYISASIIMQLLGYVLPAFEQLKKEGEAGRRKITQYTRYGTLGLALFQSLGIAVALESSAGLVISPGFGFRMTAVVTLTAGTLFLMWLGEQITERGLGNGISILIFAGIAAGLPNAVGGLLELVRTGAMSIIVSMLIVVLVALVTYFVVFVERGQRKILVNYARRQVGNKVYGGQSSHLPLKLNMAGVIPPIFASSIILLPATVVGWFSASDSMRWLKDISGSLTPGQPIYVMLYAAAIIFFCFFYTALVFNSKETAENLKKSGAFVPGIRPGDNTAKYIDKILLRLTFIGAIYITLVCLLPEFLILKYNVPFYFGGTSLLIIVVVTMDFMAQVQNYLMSQQYESLLKKANFKAS, via the coding sequence GTGGTAACCTCTAGTTCGGCACTATCGGTAAAAACAGACAAGTACGGTGATCTTCGTCGTCGTCTTGTCTTTTTATTACTTGCACTTGTGGTTTATCGCGTAGGTGCACATATTCCGGTTCCAGGAATTGATGCAAATCAGTTGCAGCAGTTTTTCAAAGGACAACAAGGTGGCATCCTAGGGATGTTTAATATGTTTTCCGGCGGAGCATTATCTAGATTTACAATCTTCGCTCTTGGAATCATGCCATATATTTCGGCATCGATTATTATGCAATTGCTAGGATATGTATTACCAGCATTTGAACAGCTGAAAAAAGAGGGTGAAGCAGGGCGTCGAAAAATAACACAATACACCCGCTACGGAACGCTTGGATTGGCGTTGTTTCAGTCGTTAGGTATCGCAGTTGCGCTTGAAAGTTCTGCCGGTTTAGTGATTTCACCAGGTTTCGGTTTTCGTATGACGGCGGTCGTGACGCTTACTGCTGGTACTTTATTCTTAATGTGGCTAGGTGAGCAAATTACAGAAAGAGGACTCGGCAATGGAATTTCAATTTTGATTTTCGCAGGAATTGCAGCCGGATTGCCTAATGCTGTTGGTGGTCTACTTGAGTTGGTTCGTACCGGAGCAATGAGTATTATTGTTTCGATGCTGATAGTTGTTTTGGTTGCACTGGTTACTTATTTCGTTGTATTTGTAGAACGTGGGCAACGGAAAATACTTGTGAATTACGCACGTAGACAAGTTGGTAATAAGGTTTATGGTGGTCAGTCATCACATTTACCACTTAAATTGAATATGGCAGGTGTAATTCCGCCAATTTTTGCATCTTCTATCATTTTATTGCCTGCAACGGTGGTCGGATGGTTTAGTGCTAGTGATTCAATGCGTTGGCTGAAGGATATTTCCGGCTCCTTAACTCCTGGTCAGCCAATTTATGTCATGTTGTATGCTGCCGCAATAATCTTCTTCTGTTTCTTTTATACGGCGCTTGTTTTTAATAGTAAAGAAACCGCTGAAAATCTTAAAAAAAGTGGTGCTTTTGTTCCTGGTATTCGACCGGGTGATAACACTGCGAAGTATATTGATAAGATATTATTGAGACTCACGTTTATCGGTGCTATATATATTACTTTGGTTTGCTTGTTGCCGGAGTTCTTGATACTAAAGTACAACGTGCCTTTTTATTTTGGTGGAACATCCTTGTTAATTATTGTTGTTGTTACGATGGACTTTATGGCTCAAGTGCAAAACTACCTGATGTCACAACAGTATGAATCTTTGCTAAAAAAAGCTAACTTTAAGGCTTCTTGA
- the infA gene encoding translation initiation factor IF-1, protein MAKDDVIQMQGEIVENLPNATFRVKLENGHIVLGHISGKMRMHYIRILPGDKVTVELTPYDLSRARIVFRAK, encoded by the coding sequence ATGGCAAAAGATGATGTAATTCAAATGCAGGGTGAGATAGTTGAAAATTTACCCAATGCTACATTCCGAGTCAAACTCGAAAATGGTCATATTGTGTTGGGGCATATTTCTGGAAAAATGCGAATGCATTACATAAGGATATTGCCTGGAGACAAAGTGACTGTTGAGTTGACACCCTACGATCTAAGCCGTGCACGAATTGTGTTTCGAGCTAAGTAA